One part of the Gossypium raimondii isolate GPD5lz chromosome 1, ASM2569854v1, whole genome shotgun sequence genome encodes these proteins:
- the LOC105786988 gene encoding uncharacterized protein LOC105786988 — translation MVGVYLIQETEGKVRIIRDSLKAASDHQKSYVDLKRKDIGFAVADRVFLKVSPWKKALRFSRNGKLSSRFIEPYEIVERIGPVAYRVALPSELKKIRNVFHLSMLRRYKYDPSHMIPYSEIELQPDLTYSEEPMRILAREVKKLRNKRVPLVKVLWHRHGSKEATWEIEESMKLQYPNLFSGNYFEDKIS, via the coding sequence ATGGTGGGAGTTTATTTGATTCAAGAAACAGAAGGCAAAGTTCGAATTATTCGGGATAGTTTGAAAGCTGCATCTGATCATCAGAAATCTTATGTGGatctgaaaagaaaagatataggaTTTGCAGTTGCCGATCGagtattcttgaaagtttcTCCGTGGAAGAAAGCGCTGCGTTTCAGCAGGAATGGAAAGCTGAGTTCAAGATTTATAGAACCGTACGAGATTGTTGAAAGAATCGGCCCTGTAGCTTATAGAGTAGCTTTACCTTCTGAACTCAAGAAAATTCGTAATGTGTTCCATCTATCGATGCTGAGACGGTACAAATATGATCCTTCGCATATGATTCCTTATAGTGAGATTGAGTTACAGCCAGATTTGACGTATTCGGAAGAACCAATGAGAATTTTAGCTCGGGAAGTCAAAAAACTACGAAATAAACGAGTCCCGTTAGTAAAAGTCTTGTGGCATCGTCATGGTTCAaaagaagctacctgggaaaTCGAGGAATCAATGAAATTACAGTATCCAAATCTATTTTCAGGTAACtatttcgaggacaaaatttcctaa